From Erwinia pyri, a single genomic window includes:
- the lysA gene encoding diaminopimelate decarboxylase, giving the protein MPRLLNNPDTALTRDNLLPLAQHYGGPVWAYDASIITERIAQLQQFDVVRFAQKACSNIHILRLMHAAGVKVDSVSLGEIERALVAGFQPGGDEIVFTADVIDEPTLARLAELKIPVNAGSVDMLDQLGEVSAGHPVWLRINPGFGHGHSQKTNTGGENSKHGIWYTDLPLALAAIQRHGLKLVGLHMHIGSGVDYAHLEQVCEAMVSQVIGFGQDLEAISAGGGLSIPYRFGEEAINTDHYYGLWNAARERVAQHLGHAVKLEIEPGRFLVAESGVLVSKVRAVKQMGSRHFVLVDAGFNDLMRPAMYGSYHHISAMAGDGRELDEQHTLESVVAGPLCESGDVFTQLEGGKVETRALPAVKPGDYLVFHDTGAYGASMSSNYNSRPLLPEVLFENGKPRQIRRPQTIQELLALEL; this is encoded by the coding sequence ATGCCACGCTTACTCAACAATCCCGATACCGCGCTGACCCGCGACAATCTTCTGCCGCTGGCTCAGCACTACGGCGGTCCTGTCTGGGCTTACGATGCCAGCATCATCACTGAGCGCATCGCACAGCTACAGCAGTTTGACGTGGTGCGTTTTGCGCAGAAAGCGTGCTCAAATATTCACATTCTGCGCCTGATGCATGCAGCGGGCGTAAAAGTAGACTCTGTCTCTTTGGGCGAAATCGAGCGTGCGCTGGTGGCTGGTTTTCAGCCTGGCGGCGATGAAATCGTCTTTACCGCCGATGTGATTGATGAGCCTACGCTGGCACGGCTGGCTGAGCTGAAGATCCCGGTTAATGCCGGTTCGGTGGATATGCTGGATCAGCTGGGTGAAGTTTCTGCAGGGCATCCGGTCTGGCTGCGTATTAATCCAGGCTTTGGCCACGGCCACAGCCAGAAAACCAATACCGGCGGCGAAAACAGCAAGCACGGCATCTGGTACACCGATTTGCCGCTGGCGCTGGCGGCGATCCAGCGCCACGGACTGAAGCTGGTTGGCCTTCATATGCATATTGGTTCAGGCGTGGATTATGCTCATCTGGAGCAGGTTTGTGAGGCGATGGTGAGTCAGGTGATCGGCTTTGGCCAGGATCTGGAAGCGATCTCGGCGGGCGGCGGGCTATCAATTCCCTACCGTTTTGGTGAAGAGGCGATCAACACCGACCACTATTACGGCTTGTGGAACGCCGCCCGTGAGCGGGTGGCGCAGCACCTGGGCCATGCGGTGAAGCTGGAGATTGAGCCGGGGCGTTTCCTGGTGGCAGAATCTGGCGTGCTGGTCTCTAAGGTCCGGGCAGTGAAGCAGATGGGCAGCCGTCACTTCGTGCTGGTGGATGCAGGCTTTAACGACCTGATGCGCCCGGCGATGTACGGCAGTTACCATCATATTTCGGCGATGGCAGGCGATGGCCGCGAGCTGGACGAGCAGCATACCCTTGAGAGCGTAGTGGCCGGGCCGCTGTGTGAATCGGGCGATGTGTTCACCCAGCTGGAAGGGGGCAAGGTGGAGACGCGTGCGCTGCCAGCGGTAAAACCCGGTGATTACCTGGTCTTCCATGACACCGGCGCTTACGGTGCTTCCATGTCATCGAACTACAACAGCCGTCCGCTGCTGCCGGAAGTGCTGTTTGAAAACGGTAAGCCGCGCCAGATCCGCCGTCCGCAGACCATTCAGGAGCTGCTGGCGCTGGAGCTGTAA
- a CDS encoding MFS transporter — MPVSLLALALSAFAIGTTEFVIMGLLPEVAGDLQVSIPSAGWLISGYALGVAIGAPIMALLTAKLPRKRTLMLLMVIFIIGNVLCALAYSYNLLMAARVITALCHGAFFGIGAVVAASLVAPGKQASAVALMFTGLTLANVLGVPLGTWFGQLFGWRATFWGVSVIGILAFISLIVSLPTNRDEKPVHLASEISALANGKLWLSLLMTVFFAAAMFALFSYIAPLLLQVTGITDKGVSWTLFLIGGGLTVGNILGGKLADRKLSLSLILSFSLIAVFSLIFSWTSHALWLAELTLFLWAMATFATVPGLQINVVRHGKEAPNLVSTLNISAFNVGNAFGAWAGGAVIGSGYGLTAVPVVAAILAVGGLAICLITFRPSRGQTQPANA, encoded by the coding sequence ATGCCTGTCTCTTTACTGGCGCTGGCGCTGAGTGCTTTTGCTATCGGCACCACGGAATTTGTCATTATGGGTTTGCTGCCGGAGGTGGCGGGGGATTTGCAGGTCTCTATCCCCTCTGCGGGCTGGCTGATCAGCGGTTATGCGCTGGGCGTGGCGATTGGCGCGCCCATCATGGCGCTGCTGACGGCAAAACTGCCGCGTAAACGCACGCTGATGCTGCTGATGGTGATTTTCATTATCGGCAACGTGCTCTGTGCGCTGGCGTACAGCTACAACCTGCTGATGGCCGCTCGCGTTATTACGGCGCTCTGTCACGGTGCTTTCTTTGGCATTGGGGCCGTGGTGGCAGCCAGCCTGGTGGCACCAGGCAAACAGGCTTCAGCCGTGGCGCTGATGTTCACCGGCCTGACGCTGGCTAACGTACTGGGCGTCCCGCTCGGCACCTGGTTTGGTCAGCTGTTTGGCTGGCGCGCCACCTTCTGGGGCGTCTCTGTGATTGGCATCCTGGCGTTTATCTCGCTGATTGTCAGCCTGCCGACCAATCGGGATGAGAAACCGGTGCATCTTGCCAGTGAAATCAGCGCGCTGGCTAATGGCAAGCTGTGGCTCTCGCTGCTGATGACCGTCTTCTTTGCTGCCGCGATGTTTGCCCTGTTCAGCTACATTGCGCCGCTGCTGCTGCAGGTCACCGGGATCACCGACAAAGGGGTGAGCTGGACGTTGTTCCTGATTGGCGGCGGCCTGACGGTAGGTAATATTCTTGGCGGCAAGCTGGCGGACAGAAAGCTCTCGCTCAGCCTGATCCTCAGCTTCTCGCTTATTGCGGTCTTCTCGCTGATCTTCAGCTGGACCAGCCACGCGCTGTGGCTGGCGGAACTTACGCTGTTCCTGTGGGCGATGGCGACCTTTGCTACCGTGCCTGGCCTGCAGATTAACGTGGTTCGCCACGGCAAAGAGGCGCCGAATCTGGTCTCTACGCTGAATATCTCGGCGTTTAACGTGGGCAACGCTTTTGGTGCCTGGGCTGGCGGCGCGGTGATTGGCAGCGGTTATGGCCTCACGGCCGTACCGGTAGTCGCAGCCATACTGGCGGTGGGCGGGCTGGCAATCTGTCTGATCACCTTCCGGCCTTCCCGTGGTCAGACGCAGCCTGCCAACGCCTGA
- a CDS encoding PTS sugar transporter subunit IIB, with product MKRIVLACAAGMSTSMVVTRMEKEAVARGLEYQIYAIPEQNLRDELQNYGNDVVVVLLGPQVRFKLEENRKLTDSYQIPLAVIDTLAYGTLNGAKVLDQALALLN from the coding sequence ATGAAACGTATTGTGCTGGCCTGCGCCGCAGGCATGTCCACCTCGATGGTGGTCACGCGGATGGAAAAAGAGGCGGTAGCGCGCGGTCTTGAGTATCAGATCTACGCTATCCCGGAGCAAAATTTGCGGGATGAGCTGCAAAACTACGGTAACGACGTGGTGGTAGTGCTGCTGGGGCCGCAGGTTCGCTTCAAGCTGGAAGAGAACCGAAAGCTCACCGACAGCTATCAGATCCCGCTGGCGGTGATTGATACGCTGGCCTACGGCACGTTGAATGGAGCAAAAGTACTCGATCAGGCGCTGGCTTTGTTAAACTAG
- a CDS encoding PTS sugar transporter subunit IIC translates to MSLQDRLIDSLGSFATQFNSYRYIMAIKASFITLMPVIIVGAFSVLISNMVLDSKNGLAGFASLSFLAELKPITTSINYATLSFLNIGAVFLIGIELGKINGIKTLFPGLLAIICFIAVTPTTLTMLVDGQMHLVTDVLAKQFSDTKSLFLGMFIAILSVEIYCRLENVERLKIKMPDTVPPNVAASFSALIPAIITVSAIATFGFVFHRFTGMYLYDAVYKVVQEPLESVVQSLWGILLLMFVAQLFWVIGIHGNQMVKPIREPLLLGAILVNMNAFEQGKEAPNIITMPFWDVYMSIGGSGLTLGLLSAVMLATKRKEMREIAKLSFGPGLFNINEPVIFGMPIMLNPILAIPFIITPLITGSIGYFATVMGFADKAVVMVPWTTPPLINAWLSTAGSMGAVVTQIICILVSILIYLPFVKIAARRAEAAEAKALQPELVQN, encoded by the coding sequence ATGTCTCTACAGGATCGGCTTATTGACTCTTTGGGCAGTTTTGCTACCCAATTCAACAGCTACCGCTACATCATGGCGATTAAAGCTTCCTTCATCACCCTGATGCCGGTGATTATCGTTGGTGCCTTCTCCGTATTGATTTCAAATATGGTGCTGGACAGTAAAAATGGCCTTGCCGGCTTTGCGTCGCTCTCTTTCCTGGCCGAACTGAAGCCGATCACCACCAGTATCAACTACGCAACGCTGAGCTTTCTCAACATCGGCGCGGTATTTCTGATCGGGATTGAGCTGGGCAAAATCAACGGCATCAAAACGCTGTTTCCCGGGCTGTTAGCCATCATCTGTTTTATCGCGGTGACGCCAACCACGCTCACCATGCTGGTTGACGGGCAGATGCATCTGGTCACCGATGTACTGGCCAAGCAGTTTTCCGACACCAAGAGCCTGTTCCTCGGCATGTTTATTGCCATTCTCTCTGTGGAGATCTACTGCAGGCTGGAGAATGTCGAACGGCTGAAAATTAAGATGCCCGACACCGTCCCACCTAACGTTGCAGCCTCTTTCTCGGCGTTGATCCCGGCGATCATTACCGTCTCCGCCATTGCCACCTTTGGCTTTGTCTTCCACCGTTTCACCGGCATGTATCTCTATGATGCCGTCTACAAAGTGGTGCAGGAACCGCTGGAGTCTGTGGTGCAGAGCCTGTGGGGCATTCTGCTGCTGATGTTTGTGGCGCAGCTGTTCTGGGTGATTGGCATCCACGGAAATCAGATGGTTAAGCCTATTCGTGAACCGCTGCTGCTGGGCGCCATTCTGGTCAATATGAATGCGTTTGAGCAGGGGAAAGAGGCGCCCAATATCATCACCATGCCCTTCTGGGATGTCTATATGAGCATTGGGGGATCGGGGCTGACTCTTGGCCTGCTCAGCGCGGTTATGCTGGCGACCAAACGCAAAGAGATGCGCGAGATAGCCAAACTCTCCTTCGGTCCGGGCCTGTTCAATATCAACGAGCCGGTGATCTTCGGCATGCCGATCATGCTTAACCCGATTCTGGCTATTCCTTTCATTATCACCCCGCTGATTACTGGCTCCATCGGGTACTTTGCCACCGTGATGGGCTTTGCCGACAAGGCGGTGGTGATGGTGCCCTGGACTACGCCGCCTCTCATCAACGCCTGGCTTTCAACCGCGGGGTCGATGGGGGCTGTAGTGACGCAAATTATCTGCATCCTGGTCTCGATCCTGATTTACCTGCCGTTTGTGAAAATCGCCGCACGGCGGGCCGAGGCGGCAGAAGCCAAAGCTCTGCAGCCTGAGCTGGTGCAAAATTAA
- a CDS encoding PTS lactose/cellobiose transporter subunit IIA: MDFEQTMMTLLISAGEARSHAMGAIQFARKREWLQAEEALAASLEASKEAHKIQTELIGADEGCGKVPVTLILVHAQDHLMTAMLCRDLAEEIVLLRKELFG; this comes from the coding sequence ATGGATTTTGAGCAAACCATGATGACGCTGCTGATTAGCGCCGGGGAAGCGCGCTCTCATGCGATGGGCGCCATTCAGTTCGCCCGTAAACGGGAGTGGTTACAGGCAGAAGAGGCGCTGGCAGCCTCGCTGGAGGCGTCTAAAGAAGCGCATAAGATCCAGACCGAATTGATTGGCGCCGATGAAGGGTGTGGCAAAGTGCCGGTGACATTGATCCTGGTGCATGCGCAGGATCATCTGATGACGGCGATGCTGTGCCGGGATCTGGCGGAAGAGATCGTGCTGCTGAGAAAAGAGCTGTTTGGCTGA
- a CDS encoding glycoside hydrolase family 1 protein, which produces MSKVTIAIPQDFILGAAASAWQTEGWSGKKEGQDSWPDAWYKNDRHVWHEGFGPGVATDFINRYREDVALMKAAGLTHYRTSINWSRFLTDYENAIVDEEYASYYDALIAEMHAQGIELMLCLEHYELPAVLLERYGGWGSKHVVELYLRYAEKVFARYGDKVTRWFTFNEPVVVQTRIYLDALRWPYEQNTTTWMQWNHHKNLATAKVVKLFRERGYPGTVGTILNPEVTFPRSSAPHDVQAAERYDLFYNRVFLDPAIKGEYPAELLALLEKHQVHWEYSDEELQLIARYRVDEVGINLYYPHRVKAPSRAWHPETPFHPAYYYEPFELPGRRMNKSRGWEIQPGIIYDMAMRIKNEYGNIPWFVAESGMGIENEAQFKDASGEIQDDYRIAFIAEHLYQTLKAREAGANCQGYMLWAFTDNVSPMNAFKNRYGLIEIDLDNQRQRRMKKSAYWYRERRDSRELTLTLDDEIK; this is translated from the coding sequence ATGAGTAAGGTTACCATCGCTATCCCGCAGGACTTTATCCTCGGTGCAGCCGCCTCCGCCTGGCAGACCGAAGGCTGGAGTGGCAAAAAAGAGGGACAGGATTCCTGGCCTGACGCCTGGTACAAGAACGATCGCCACGTCTGGCATGAGGGCTTTGGGCCCGGAGTGGCAACAGATTTTATCAATCGTTATCGGGAAGATGTGGCGCTGATGAAGGCTGCCGGGCTGACGCACTATCGGACCTCCATTAACTGGTCACGGTTTTTAACCGATTATGAAAACGCGATCGTGGATGAGGAGTACGCGAGCTATTACGATGCGCTGATCGCTGAAATGCACGCCCAGGGCATTGAGCTGATGCTTTGCCTGGAGCATTACGAACTCCCCGCCGTGCTGCTGGAGCGCTATGGCGGATGGGGCTCAAAGCATGTCGTTGAGCTTTATCTGCGCTATGCGGAAAAAGTGTTTGCACGCTATGGGGATAAAGTGACCCGCTGGTTTACCTTTAACGAGCCGGTGGTGGTGCAAACCCGGATTTACCTGGATGCGCTGCGCTGGCCTTATGAACAGAACACCACAACGTGGATGCAGTGGAACCATCACAAAAATCTGGCGACCGCCAAAGTCGTTAAATTGTTTCGTGAGCGGGGCTACCCCGGCACGGTAGGAACCATTCTGAATCCTGAAGTGACCTTTCCCCGCTCCAGCGCCCCTCATGATGTGCAGGCGGCAGAGCGGTACGATCTCTTTTACAACCGTGTCTTCCTTGATCCGGCGATCAAAGGGGAGTATCCCGCAGAGCTGCTGGCGCTGCTTGAGAAGCACCAGGTCCACTGGGAATACAGCGACGAAGAGCTGCAGCTTATCGCCCGCTATCGGGTGGATGAGGTGGGCATCAATCTTTACTACCCGCATCGGGTAAAAGCGCCTTCCCGCGCCTGGCACCCCGAGACCCCTTTCCATCCCGCTTATTATTATGAGCCTTTCGAGCTGCCGGGGCGGCGAATGAACAAATCGCGCGGGTGGGAGATCCAGCCCGGCATCATTTATGACATGGCGATGCGGATCAAAAATGAGTACGGCAACATCCCCTGGTTTGTCGCAGAGAGCGGCATGGGCATTGAAAACGAGGCGCAGTTTAAAGATGCCAGCGGCGAAATTCAGGATGACTACCGCATCGCTTTCATTGCCGAGCACCTCTACCAGACGTTGAAAGCGCGTGAAGCAGGCGCTAACTGTCAGGGCTATATGCTCTGGGCCTTTACCGACAACGTCTCGCCCATGAACGCCTTCAAAAATCGTTATGGTTTGATTGAGATCGATCTGGATAACCAGCGCCAGCGGCGGATGAAAAAGTCAGCTTACTGGTACCGCGAACGGCGTGACAGCCGGGAGTTAACCCTCACTCTTGATGATGAAATCAAATAA
- a CDS encoding LysR family transcriptional regulator, producing MAGITLRHIEIFHAVVTAGNLTEAAALLHTSQPTVSRELARFEKLVGLKLFDRVRGRLQPTVQGLRLFEEVQRSWYGLDRIISAAEGLRQFRQGELSVACLPVFSQSLLPLFCRPFLQRYPEVSLNIIPQESPLLEEWLSAQRYDLGLTETRQTPAGTERTELFTGNEVCVLPEDHPLAAKTSLTPADFAGQDYISLSRNDSYRQLLDTLFQEQGIQRRMVLETHSAASVCSMVRAGVGVSIVNPLTALDYAGSGVAIRRFSIAVPFTVSLVRPRHRPSSALVEAFCAHLHADISLVNQRLDALLGQALAGCV from the coding sequence ATGGCGGGTATTACGTTAAGACATATCGAAATTTTCCATGCGGTGGTCACCGCCGGTAACCTTACAGAAGCCGCTGCGCTGTTGCATACCTCGCAACCCACGGTAAGCCGCGAGCTTGCCCGCTTTGAGAAGCTGGTGGGTCTGAAGCTGTTCGACCGGGTGCGCGGCCGCCTGCAGCCTACCGTACAGGGGCTGCGTCTCTTTGAAGAGGTACAGCGCTCCTGGTATGGGCTGGACAGAATTATCAGCGCCGCAGAGGGGCTGCGGCAGTTTCGCCAGGGCGAACTCTCCGTGGCCTGCCTGCCGGTCTTCTCGCAGTCGCTGCTGCCGCTTTTTTGCCGGCCCTTTCTGCAGCGTTATCCTGAGGTCAGCCTGAATATTATTCCGCAGGAGTCACCGCTGCTGGAGGAGTGGCTCTCTGCGCAGCGTTATGACCTGGGGCTGACGGAAACCCGTCAGACGCCTGCCGGCACCGAGCGCACTGAGCTGTTTACCGGCAATGAAGTTTGCGTTCTGCCTGAAGATCATCCGCTGGCGGCAAAAACCAGCCTCACCCCGGCCGATTTCGCCGGACAGGACTACATCAGCCTGTCACGTAACGACAGCTATCGTCAGCTGTTGGATACGCTGTTTCAGGAGCAGGGCATTCAGCGCAGAATGGTGCTGGAGACGCACAGCGCGGCATCGGTATGTTCTATGGTGAGGGCAGGCGTGGGGGTGTCGATCGTGAACCCGCTGACAGCACTGGATTATGCTGGCAGCGGAGTAGCCATCAGGCGGTTCAGCATTGCGGTGCCTTTTACGGTGAGCCTTGTCCGGCCGCGGCACCGCCCCTCTTCTGCGCTGGTTGAGGCGTTCTGCGCACATTTGCACGCCGATATCAGCCTGGTGAACCAGCGCCTGGATGCGCTGCTGGGTCAGGCGTTGGCAGGCTGCGTCTGA